The Planococcus liqunii genome includes a region encoding these proteins:
- the putP gene encoding sodium/proline symporter PutP — translation MSDSTYQIIALVIYMAAMLFIGWYAYRKTVNLTDYMLGGRGLGAAVGALSAGAADMSGWLLMGLPGAIYVSGLVEFWIAIGLTIGAYLNWFFVAPRLRVYSFVTSDSITIPSFLENRLKDSSRLLRIVSGAIILIFFTFYVSSGMVAGGVFFESSFGLDYHLGLVIVSGVVVAYTLFGGFLAVSYTDVVQGLMMFLALILVPIIGVFATGGFSETAASIREVDPALLNFTTGASLIGIISAVAWGLGYFGQPHIIVRFMAISTLKEVRQARRIGISWMILSLLGAASTALVGIAYFQQNPGMELGDPEGVFIVLGQIFFHPLIAGFMLAAVLAAIMSTISSQLIVTSSALVEDLYKIAFKKASTDKQYVTLGRLAVLVISLIAAALAWKQNSTILDLVAYAWAGFGAAFGPLILLALFWRKLTTWGTLAGMIVGAATVIIWDSLDAEFAVNLYEIIPGFILCLIVAVVVSLSTYKPNAQIDKEFNETERLIKEKPAK, via the coding sequence ATGTCAGATTCAACATATCAAATTATTGCATTGGTTATTTACATGGCTGCCATGCTGTTTATCGGCTGGTATGCTTACCGGAAAACTGTCAACTTAACGGATTATATGCTGGGTGGACGGGGTCTTGGGGCAGCTGTTGGGGCACTAAGCGCTGGAGCAGCAGATATGTCCGGCTGGCTCTTAATGGGATTGCCTGGGGCTATTTATGTAAGCGGATTAGTCGAATTTTGGATTGCAATCGGTTTGACAATCGGAGCGTACTTAAACTGGTTCTTCGTAGCACCGCGTTTGCGGGTTTATTCTTTTGTTACAAGCGATTCGATTACCATTCCAAGTTTCTTGGAAAACCGTTTGAAAGATTCGTCCCGCTTATTGCGGATTGTTTCTGGAGCAATTATTTTAATCTTTTTCACATTTTACGTATCTTCAGGAATGGTAGCTGGAGGAGTCTTTTTCGAAAGCTCATTCGGACTTGATTATCACCTTGGATTAGTAATCGTTTCCGGAGTCGTTGTCGCATATACCTTATTCGGTGGATTCCTAGCGGTTAGTTATACAGACGTGGTCCAAGGGCTAATGATGTTCTTGGCACTGATTCTTGTACCAATCATTGGAGTATTTGCTACTGGCGGTTTTAGTGAAACAGCAGCAAGCATCCGTGAAGTGGATCCGGCATTGTTGAACTTTACAACGGGTGCTTCTCTAATTGGTATTATCTCGGCTGTGGCGTGGGGGCTTGGCTACTTTGGTCAGCCGCATATCATTGTCCGTTTTATGGCCATCAGCACCTTGAAAGAAGTACGCCAAGCACGTCGAATCGGCATCAGCTGGATGATTTTGAGTCTTCTAGGAGCTGCTTCGACGGCGTTGGTCGGAATTGCATATTTCCAGCAAAACCCGGGCATGGAATTAGGGGATCCTGAGGGCGTCTTTATCGTCCTTGGCCAAATTTTCTTCCATCCATTGATTGCAGGGTTTATGCTGGCAGCAGTTCTGGCAGCTATCATGAGCACGATTTCTTCTCAGTTAATTGTAACTTCATCTGCATTGGTGGAAGACCTTTACAAAATCGCATTTAAAAAAGCATCAACTGACAAACAGTATGTAACTCTAGGCCGTTTAGCGGTTTTGGTAATTTCCTTAATCGCGGCTGCCCTGGCATGGAAGCAAAATTCAACTATTCTTGATTTGGTAGCTTATGCTTGGGCCGGTTTCGGAGCTGCCTTTGGACCGTTAATTCTATTAGCTTTGTTCTGGCGCAAATTGACGACATGGGGTACTTTAGCCGGTATGATCGTTGGTGCCGCAACTGTCATCATCTGGGATAGCTTGGATGCTGAATTTGCTGTTAACCTTTACGAAATCATCCCAGGATTTATCTTATGTTTGATTGTGGCGGTAGTGGTAAGTTTATCCACTTACAAACCGAATGCACAAATCGACAAAGAATTTAACGAAACAGAACGCTTGATCAAAGAAAAACCAGCGAAATAA
- a CDS encoding fatty acid desaturase gives MSREKTAQLRKFVAPFEKADVKASVRQLVNTIPPFILFWFLAYQALDVSIWLTIALSAVAAGFVIRTFIIFHDCTHGSFFKNKKANAVVGTITGIMTLFAYEKWKREHSIHHASSGNLDKRGVGDIWVMTIEEYVEASKWERFKYRMYRNPLVMFGFGPLFLVLISSRFNRKDARKKERNNTYLINVSLVVIYSLLIWAIGWQAFLIVQGSTMFIAGALGIWLFYVQHTFEDSYFEDESEWDYVKAAVEGSSYYKLPRVLQWVTGNIGFHHVHHLSPRVPNYNLEKAHDSTPPLQQATTITIKSSLKSLRYKVYDAKNKTFVTFGDIKHLLNENKLPA, from the coding sequence ATGAGCAGAGAAAAGACAGCCCAATTACGTAAATTTGTAGCACCGTTCGAAAAAGCAGATGTAAAAGCCAGTGTACGCCAATTGGTGAACACGATTCCACCATTCATTTTATTTTGGTTCCTCGCTTACCAGGCATTGGATGTATCCATTTGGTTAACAATCGCTTTATCAGCAGTAGCTGCAGGATTCGTAATACGTACGTTCATCATTTTCCACGATTGCACACACGGATCGTTCTTTAAGAACAAAAAAGCAAATGCAGTAGTCGGAACCATTACGGGGATTATGACATTGTTTGCTTATGAAAAATGGAAACGCGAGCACTCGATCCACCACGCTTCAAGCGGAAATCTTGATAAGCGCGGAGTCGGCGACATCTGGGTTATGACAATTGAAGAGTATGTTGAGGCTTCTAAATGGGAACGTTTCAAATACCGCATGTACCGCAACCCGCTGGTCATGTTCGGTTTTGGACCATTATTCCTAGTCTTGATCTCTAGCCGTTTCAACCGCAAAGACGCACGCAAGAAAGAGCGCAATAACACGTATTTGATCAACGTTTCTCTAGTGGTTATTTATTCATTGCTTATTTGGGCAATCGGCTGGCAGGCGTTCTTGATCGTTCAAGGGTCAACAATGTTTATCGCTGGAGCATTAGGTATCTGGTTGTTCTATGTACAACATACATTCGAAGATTCGTATTTTGAAGACGAAAGCGAATGGGATTACGTGAAAGCTGCTGTAGAAGGAAGTTCATATTACAAACTTCCACGAGTGCTTCAGTGGGTGACAGGAAACATCGGTTTCCACCACGTCCATCATTTAAGCCCGCGTGTTCCAAACTACAACTTGGAAAAAGCACACGACTCTACTCCGCCGCTTCAACAAGCGACAACCATTACCATCAAATCAAGCCTTAAATCGCTTCGCTACAAAGTGTACGATGCGAAAAACAAAACTTTCGTCACGTTCGGTGACATCAAGCATTTGTTGAATGAAAACAAATTGCCGGCATAA
- the cydC gene encoding thiol reductant ABC exporter subunit CydC encodes MTELKQTLLLTLREKRDVALAIFFGFLAGIAGAALMASSGYLISKAALTSQMTILIVMGACLKLFGLASALSRYAERLFSHRATFTMLSNLRVSFFEKLSPLAPGIFQKYRSGDLLARIVGDVESLQNFLLRVFYPPVVLAIVFISTIFFTSYFSLAIAMVMLIGMLLTIVAVPAVFAWRQRRIDSAVRASRAELSTEATEFLYGFRDLKIYQQLDRKKQDLTAFSERYGEQQRKEGFEENLGQSVNAFVALLASFFVLGIGAYFVAEGQLDGLYLAMLVMISLAIFENVAPMAVFPAHFEENRKAAARLDQVVSEPVQPAGDAKLPLNALDIKLENVSYTYPEEERQAIDGVSLRLAPGSKTAIVGPSGSGKSTLLQLLLNILPADSGTISIGGEPLPALDPEKLWQRMNVVLQENHFFFGTIRSNLLIANEAATDEEMEAALAKVQLEAFSLSAKVNEKGGNLSGGEKQRLAIARAILRSESLWLLDEPVSSVDSVTAKSIYRQLFEQGKDDTFVIISHDLTGLEHMDQIIVMERGRIVEAGPYEEIMEKQGHFFKLKQIEKSIFA; translated from the coding sequence ATGACAGAATTGAAACAGACATTGTTATTGACGCTTCGTGAAAAAAGAGACGTGGCGCTTGCCATTTTCTTCGGTTTCCTGGCGGGGATTGCCGGAGCGGCGCTAATGGCTTCAAGCGGATATTTGATTTCAAAAGCAGCGCTGACTTCTCAAATGACCATCTTGATCGTCATGGGAGCTTGTTTGAAGTTATTCGGCCTTGCCTCGGCTCTAAGCCGTTATGCTGAGCGCCTGTTTTCGCACCGCGCGACGTTCACCATGCTCAGCAACTTGCGGGTATCGTTTTTTGAGAAGTTGTCTCCGCTGGCACCGGGAATTTTTCAGAAATACCGGAGCGGCGATTTGCTTGCGCGCATTGTGGGCGATGTAGAAAGTTTGCAAAACTTTTTGCTGCGGGTATTTTATCCGCCGGTCGTACTGGCGATCGTCTTTATTAGTACGATTTTCTTCACTTCGTATTTCTCGTTAGCTATCGCGATGGTGATGCTTATAGGCATGCTATTGACGATTGTCGCAGTGCCGGCTGTTTTTGCATGGCGGCAACGCAGAATCGATTCTGCTGTCCGGGCGAGCCGGGCGGAACTGTCAACGGAAGCTACCGAATTTCTATACGGTTTCCGCGATTTGAAAATTTACCAACAGCTTGACCGCAAAAAACAGGATTTGACGGCTTTTTCAGAACGCTACGGCGAACAGCAGCGGAAAGAGGGCTTTGAAGAAAACCTGGGCCAGTCCGTCAATGCTTTTGTGGCGCTGTTGGCTTCGTTTTTTGTACTTGGGATTGGGGCATATTTTGTTGCAGAAGGACAGCTCGACGGCTTGTACCTGGCAATGCTTGTGATGATTTCCTTGGCAATCTTCGAGAATGTCGCACCGATGGCAGTTTTCCCGGCCCATTTTGAAGAAAACAGGAAAGCGGCAGCGCGCCTTGACCAAGTGGTGTCAGAACCCGTGCAACCGGCCGGTGACGCGAAATTGCCGTTAAACGCATTGGACATTAAATTAGAGAACGTATCCTACACTTATCCGGAAGAAGAGCGGCAGGCAATTGACGGGGTATCTCTTCGTCTCGCACCGGGATCGAAAACCGCCATCGTCGGGCCAAGCGGTTCGGGGAAATCCACATTGCTGCAGCTTCTTTTAAACATCTTGCCTGCAGACAGCGGCACGATTTCCATTGGCGGAGAACCTTTACCGGCACTCGATCCGGAAAAGCTGTGGCAGCGGATGAATGTGGTGCTGCAGGAAAATCATTTCTTCTTCGGCACGATCCGCAGCAACTTGTTGATTGCCAATGAAGCAGCTACTGACGAAGAAATGGAAGCCGCTTTGGCCAAAGTTCAGCTCGAGGCCTTTTCATTGTCTGCAAAGGTGAATGAAAAAGGCGGAAATCTGTCCGGCGGCGAAAAGCAGCGCCTCGCTATTGCCCGGGCAATATTAAGAAGCGAATCGCTTTGGCTGCTGGATGAACCGGTATCATCGGTCGATTCCGTTACCGCCAAATCCATTTACCGGCAATTGTTTGAACAAGGCAAAGACGATACATTCGTCATCATCAGCCATGATTTGACGGGCCTTGAACATATGGACCAAATTATCGTCATGGAACGGGGCAGAATCGTCGAAGCCGGGCCATATGAAGAAATCATGGAAAAGCAAGGCCACTTTTTCAAACTTAAGCAGATTGAAAAGAGCATATTTGCGTGA
- a CDS encoding DUF2188 domain-containing protein, which yields MVVPWSKNDYPDSFKNLNPAVRNKAIEIANALLRDGYEEGRAIPIALDRARKSVEDNEEKVIFEIRAHDEGWQLKKKDSKKAILIEETKEDLMGEAKRYANKNNGELHIYTKDGSLEETLYE from the coding sequence ATGGTTGTGCCATGGAGCAAAAATGATTATCCGGATTCGTTTAAAAACTTGAACCCTGCTGTCAGAAACAAAGCAATTGAAATCGCCAATGCACTGTTGCGGGATGGCTATGAGGAAGGCCGCGCCATTCCTATTGCGCTGGATCGGGCACGCAAAAGCGTAGAAGACAACGAAGAAAAAGTGATTTTTGAAATCAGGGCGCACGATGAAGGCTGGCAGCTTAAGAAGAAAGACAGCAAAAAAGCCATTTTGATTGAAGAGACAAAAGAAGATTTAATGGGCGAGGCAAAACGGTACGCCAACAAAAACAACGGTGAACTGCATATCTATACTAAAGACGGTTCGCTTGAAGAAACCTTATACGAATAA
- the cydD gene encoding thiol reductant ABC exporter subunit CydD, giving the protein MVDLKQLAYERKNIMAFLFIASFLKGAAMIGQALFFVWIADGVFLKNASFEEVLPYLYGLFAAILVRVASGYAIGRSGVNLAAEVKMDLRKKLIASFASNPLQASIQGQSGQKVSLLLDAVDELDGYFSKYIPQMVQSYIIPILLLVVIFSQHWVTGVIILITAPFIPVFMALVGIKTKEKADQQMEKLGQFSGTFLDVLQGLTTLKLFNQADRQKQTIQKSSLDFRDSTMEVLKSAFLSSLMLEYISMLSMGIIALEIGLRLVVFDSLTFFTAFFVMILVPDFFNMLKDFGSAFHTGKGSTAAANRLSAHLEKEEPAVEWGAGKLSNDPPHLLLQDLTFQYGESFKLEPINAEILPYSQLAIIGKSGSGKTTLLHTIAGLLPLSSGTVKVNGIPREQIDEKSWFDQLSYISQSPYLFAGTIKENIAIGAGREAADDEIWEAAAKAGIGEMVGSLKYGLETRIGEAGRGLSGGEKQRIALARAFLKQPSIVLFDEPTTGLDLQTEKILQQSIAELGKGATVITVAHRLHTIKQSDTILILSEGRLAAAGSHNELLETYAPYGEMLELQHGGIVQ; this is encoded by the coding sequence ATGGTTGATTTAAAACAACTGGCTTATGAACGAAAGAATATTATGGCCTTCCTGTTTATTGCCTCCTTCTTAAAAGGGGCGGCGATGATTGGGCAAGCTTTATTTTTTGTATGGATCGCCGATGGCGTTTTTCTGAAAAATGCTTCGTTCGAAGAAGTCTTGCCTTATTTATACGGCTTGTTTGCGGCAATTTTGGTGCGCGTGGCATCCGGTTACGCAATCGGACGGTCAGGAGTAAATTTAGCAGCGGAAGTGAAGATGGATTTGCGGAAAAAATTGATTGCTTCTTTTGCAAGCAACCCGCTGCAAGCTTCGATTCAAGGGCAGTCCGGGCAAAAAGTCAGTTTGCTGCTGGATGCGGTCGATGAACTGGATGGCTACTTCAGCAAGTACATTCCGCAGATGGTCCAAAGCTATATCATTCCGATTCTCTTGCTGGTCGTCATTTTTTCCCAGCATTGGGTGACCGGAGTGATCATTTTGATTACGGCACCGTTTATTCCTGTTTTTATGGCGCTTGTCGGCATTAAAACAAAGGAGAAAGCGGATCAGCAGATGGAGAAGCTGGGCCAGTTTTCCGGTACTTTTCTTGATGTGCTGCAAGGCTTGACTACTTTGAAATTGTTTAATCAAGCAGACCGGCAAAAACAGACAATCCAAAAAAGTAGCTTGGATTTCCGTGATTCTACAATGGAAGTATTGAAGTCGGCCTTTTTGTCTTCGCTTATGCTTGAATACATTTCCATGCTCAGCATGGGGATTATCGCACTTGAAATCGGATTGCGCTTAGTAGTATTCGATAGCCTGACATTTTTTACGGCGTTTTTCGTGATGATTCTTGTACCGGATTTCTTTAATATGCTGAAAGATTTTGGCAGTGCTTTCCATACGGGGAAAGGAAGTACAGCAGCGGCCAACCGGCTGTCTGCGCATTTGGAAAAAGAAGAGCCTGCAGTCGAATGGGGAGCTGGCAAATTGTCGAACGATCCTCCGCATCTGTTGCTGCAAGATTTAACGTTCCAGTATGGGGAGAGTTTCAAGCTGGAACCGATTAATGCGGAAATCCTTCCTTACAGCCAGCTGGCCATTATCGGCAAAAGCGGTTCCGGGAAAACAACCCTGCTCCATACAATAGCAGGGCTGCTGCCGCTCTCAAGCGGCACTGTTAAAGTGAATGGCATTCCTCGGGAACAAATTGATGAGAAGTCATGGTTTGATCAATTGAGCTATATTTCGCAAAGTCCTTATTTGTTTGCCGGCACCATAAAAGAAAATATCGCAATTGGAGCTGGCCGGGAAGCTGCAGATGATGAAATTTGGGAAGCTGCTGCAAAAGCCGGAATCGGCGAAATGGTCGGTTCTTTGAAATACGGCCTGGAAACGCGGATTGGTGAAGCGGGAAGAGGCTTGTCCGGCGGCGAAAAGCAGCGGATTGCGCTTGCCCGTGCTTTCTTGAAGCAGCCTTCCATTGTTTTATTCGATGAGCCGACAACCGGCTTGGACCTTCAAACTGAAAAGATTCTGCAGCAGTCAATAGCGGAACTTGGAAAAGGGGCCACTGTGATTACGGTTGCCCACCGTTTGCATACCATCAAACAATCTGACACGATTTTAATCTTGTCTGAAGGCCGGCTGGCAGCTGCCGGCAGCCACAACGAATTATTGGAAACGTACGCGCCTTATGGAGAAATGCTGGAATTACAGCATGGAGGTATTGTGCAATGA
- the hflX gene encoding GTPase HflX gives MDVLVEKAILVGVQLQKDLHFEYELEELRNLAEACNVGVVGEVYQNLERINPSHYVGKGKVEEIKAFYEEADANLIIFNDELSPSQIRNLEEDLECKVIDRTMLILDIFSRRAKTREAQVQVELAQLQYMLPRLVGLRASLGRQGGSTGGGLANRGAGETKLELDRRKIEEQLSKLNRELEQIRAQRTTQRKQRTKTGMPVVSLVGYTNAGKSTIMNGLLTKSGQDQEKQVFEKDMLFATLDTSVRQIRLEDNKNFLLTDTVGFVSKLPHHLVRAFRSTLEEARNADLLLHVVDVSNEEYRYMMDVTNSTLHEVGVEDVPTVFVYNKADLAGIPHPKVKQGELWISAKEGMGLDELLDMIKQYIFSEYVTCRMIIPFERGDVVAYLNDSATILETQYEEEGTLMKVELGQADYDRFEQYVIGR, from the coding sequence ATGGATGTCTTAGTGGAAAAAGCAATTTTAGTAGGCGTTCAGCTGCAGAAAGATCTGCATTTTGAATACGAATTAGAAGAACTGCGTAATTTAGCGGAAGCGTGCAACGTGGGCGTAGTTGGGGAAGTATACCAAAACTTGGAACGCATCAATCCTTCGCATTATGTGGGGAAAGGAAAAGTCGAGGAAATCAAAGCTTTTTATGAAGAAGCAGATGCCAATTTAATCATTTTCAACGATGAATTGTCTCCGTCCCAAATCCGCAACCTGGAAGAGGATCTGGAATGCAAAGTTATCGACCGGACCATGCTGATATTGGATATTTTCTCACGGCGCGCCAAAACACGGGAAGCGCAAGTCCAAGTGGAATTAGCCCAGCTTCAATACATGCTGCCGCGGCTTGTAGGGCTGCGCGCCTCTCTTGGCCGGCAAGGGGGTAGTACGGGAGGCGGACTCGCCAACCGTGGTGCCGGTGAAACAAAACTGGAACTCGACCGCCGGAAAATCGAGGAGCAGTTGTCCAAGCTCAATCGTGAATTGGAACAGATTCGGGCGCAGCGCACAACTCAGCGGAAGCAGCGGACGAAAACCGGAATGCCGGTTGTATCGCTTGTCGGCTACACCAACGCCGGAAAATCCACCATTATGAATGGTTTATTGACAAAATCCGGACAGGATCAGGAAAAGCAGGTATTTGAAAAAGATATGCTGTTTGCCACGCTCGACACATCCGTGCGCCAGATTCGCCTGGAAGACAATAAAAACTTTTTGCTCACGGATACGGTCGGCTTTGTCAGCAAGCTGCCACATCATTTGGTGCGGGCATTCCGCTCGACTTTGGAAGAAGCGCGCAATGCCGACCTTTTGCTGCATGTAGTGGATGTCTCCAATGAGGAATACCGTTACATGATGGATGTGACAAACTCGACTTTGCATGAAGTCGGAGTGGAAGATGTGCCGACAGTCTTTGTCTACAACAAAGCGGATCTGGCGGGAATCCCTCATCCGAAAGTGAAGCAGGGAGAATTATGGATTTCGGCAAAAGAAGGAATGGGCCTTGATGAATTGCTCGATATGATCAAACAGTACATTTTCTCGGAATACGTCACATGCCGCATGATTATTCCTTTCGAGCGCGGAGATGTAGTCGCGTATTTAAATGATTCTGCTACCATTTTGGAGACGCAATACGAAGAAGAAGGTACATTGATGAAAGTGGAACTCGGCCAGGCGGATTACGACCGCTTTGAGCAGTACGTAATCGGCAGGTAA
- a CDS encoding response regulator transcription factor, translating to MIRIVLAEDQRMMLGALGSLLDLEEDMEVVGKAGNGEEAIALVEKLQPDIVIMDIEMPLKSGLDAAETLKDHPCKIIILTTFARSGYFERARKAGVSGYLLKDSPSEDLATSIRTIMDGRRIYAPELVDLAYADANPLTERESQVMELIADGKSTKEIAKELFITTGTVRNYISVILDKLEVGNRIEAISKFKEKGWFK from the coding sequence ATGATTCGGATTGTCCTTGCCGAAGACCAGCGCATGATGCTAGGAGCTCTGGGGTCTTTGCTCGATTTAGAAGAAGACATGGAAGTGGTCGGCAAAGCCGGGAACGGGGAAGAAGCGATTGCGCTGGTGGAAAAGCTTCAACCCGATATTGTCATTATGGACATCGAAATGCCTTTAAAAAGCGGGTTGGACGCAGCAGAGACGTTGAAAGACCACCCGTGCAAGATTATCATTTTAACAACTTTTGCACGCTCCGGCTATTTTGAGCGGGCGCGAAAGGCCGGTGTCAGCGGCTATTTGCTAAAAGACAGCCCGAGCGAGGATTTAGCGACCTCAATCCGGACCATTATGGACGGCCGCCGTATTTACGCGCCGGAATTGGTTGACCTGGCATACGCTGATGCAAACCCCCTGACAGAGCGGGAAAGCCAAGTGATGGAACTGATTGCAGACGGCAAAAGCACCAAGGAAATTGCGAAAGAACTGTTTATCACAACAGGCACTGTCCGCAACTACATCTCGGTCATCCTGGACAAACTCGAAGTAGGAAACCGCATCGAAGCCATTTCCAAATTCAAAGAAAAAGGCTGGTTTAAATAA
- a CDS encoding sensor histidine kinase, translating to MQSWYQIFPKNPWLSLYAWIIFCILPFFFIFRSSSPVEIAAGIALLVLFFIAYRLSFISRTGFIYVWVSIEIAINVGMTFLFGYVYLAIFLAFFIGNIRHKVGFFIVYGVHIGTTILAVVLGLIEHSSLYVSQLPFIVLSIIGVILLPFNTYNRNKREKLEGQLEDANKRISQLIVIEERERIARDLHDTLGQKLSLIGLKSDLAGKLIRRDADAALNEINDIRQTARTALKEVRELVSDMRGTKLEDELLRIQQILKAAEIDFVLYGSAKLVNTPLLVENVLSMCLKEAVTNVVKHSQATRCSVLIKQKPEEVLVQVQDDGIGVEGNIQQRGNGLAGMRERLEFVNGSVDIQTMDGTTLNIRVPNVILYKEKEEELI from the coding sequence ATGCAAAGCTGGTATCAAATTTTTCCGAAAAATCCATGGCTCAGTTTATATGCCTGGATCATCTTCTGTATCTTGCCGTTCTTTTTCATTTTCAGATCTTCCTCGCCAGTAGAAATTGCAGCGGGAATCGCTTTATTGGTGCTGTTCTTCATCGCCTACCGGCTTTCTTTCATTTCCCGTACCGGCTTTATTTACGTGTGGGTCAGCATTGAAATCGCCATCAATGTCGGAATGACTTTCCTGTTTGGCTATGTTTATCTGGCGATTTTCCTGGCTTTTTTCATCGGCAATATACGCCATAAAGTCGGCTTTTTCATCGTTTATGGAGTCCATATCGGTACGACAATATTAGCCGTTGTGCTTGGATTGATCGAACACAGCTCTCTTTACGTATCGCAGCTGCCTTTCATTGTCCTGAGCATCATAGGCGTCATCCTTCTGCCTTTTAATACGTATAACCGCAATAAGCGCGAAAAACTGGAAGGGCAGCTGGAAGACGCCAATAAACGGATTTCCCAGCTGATTGTTATTGAAGAGCGGGAGCGTATTGCACGGGATTTGCACGATACCTTAGGGCAAAAGCTGTCACTGATCGGGTTGAAAAGTGATTTGGCCGGCAAGCTGATCCGCCGCGATGCTGATGCCGCTTTAAATGAAATCAACGACATCCGCCAAACGGCAAGGACAGCCTTAAAAGAAGTCCGTGAACTGGTTTCCGATATGCGCGGGACGAAACTGGAAGACGAATTGCTGCGGATCCAGCAGATTCTGAAAGCCGCTGAAATCGACTTTGTCCTGTATGGTTCAGCTAAATTGGTCAACACGCCTTTGCTTGTGGAGAATGTTCTCAGCATGTGCTTAAAAGAGGCAGTAACAAATGTCGTCAAGCATAGCCAGGCGACCCGCTGCAGTGTGTTGATCAAACAAAAACCGGAAGAAGTGCTGGTGCAAGTGCAAGATGACGGCATCGGCGTCGAGGGAAATATCCAGCAGCGGGGAAATGGCCTGGCAGGTATGCGGGAGCGGCTGGAATTTGTCAACGGCAGCGTTGACATCCAGACAATGGACGGCACCACCTTGAACATTCGGGTGCCAAATGTGATTCTCTACAAGGAAAAAGAGGAGGAGCTAATATGA
- a CDS encoding VOC family protein — MFLDHIVHFIDRKPQIAVEEWERQGMHAAMGGQHLNWGTHNALFYTKDSYIEWLAVEKPEIAEAADHPLTKLLLHDKTGFGTICLRTESIEELDNRLKSEGFETSGVLDAERRTDTGEMIRWKMLFIQEEAADQLPAPFFIEWQERDEERYEGLRKRGAIVSANEELAIERLVFGVKDPEAAASKWRKILGGSLKLPNCQLEFKHTNHAKERLEEVHFINGHKRLSFEGGVYYLPELGNV; from the coding sequence ATGTTTTTGGATCACATTGTTCATTTTATCGATAGGAAACCACAGATAGCGGTAGAAGAGTGGGAGCGGCAAGGGATGCATGCGGCGATGGGCGGCCAGCATTTAAACTGGGGTACCCACAATGCGCTCTTCTACACAAAAGACAGCTATATCGAATGGCTTGCTGTCGAAAAGCCGGAAATTGCAGAAGCGGCGGACCACCCGCTTACGAAACTGTTGCTGCATGATAAAACCGGATTCGGCACCATTTGCCTCCGTACAGAGTCGATTGAAGAGCTCGACAACCGGTTGAAAAGCGAAGGATTTGAAACTTCCGGCGTGCTGGATGCGGAACGCAGAACCGATACGGGCGAAATGATTCGCTGGAAGATGCTGTTCATACAAGAAGAAGCGGCCGATCAATTGCCGGCGCCGTTTTTTATTGAATGGCAGGAACGTGATGAAGAGCGCTATGAAGGGCTGCGGAAAAGAGGGGCGATTGTTTCGGCTAATGAAGAGCTGGCAATCGAGCGGCTTGTGTTTGGCGTCAAAGACCCCGAAGCCGCTGCAAGCAAATGGCGCAAAATTTTAGGAGGTTCTCTAAAATTGCCGAATTGCCAGTTGGAGTTTAAACATACCAATCATGCAAAAGAACGTCTAGAAGAAGTGCACTTTATAAATGGACATAAAAGGCTATCTTTTGAAGGCGGGGTTTATTACCTGCCGGAACTCGGGAATGTATAG